The Arachis ipaensis cultivar K30076 chromosome B05, Araip1.1, whole genome shotgun sequence nucleotide sequence TAGCTCTTTGAAGAGTGGTTTCCCACGGTGTGTAATTTTGTCTTTCTTTTTACTTGGTGATATACTTCTGGAACTAAAAGATGCTTTGGTTTTTTTGTCTTGTGTTTGgtgtttgtttgttttgtttctaTGTCTTGTCTTGTGTTCTAAGAAGGCAATGTTGGGCTACTAGCCCCACTGTGCTGACAATGGGCGTGAGCCGACACTGTAGCTTTTATGTCCACGGAGGAATCAATGCACCGGTTTTGGTGGGTCTTGTTCATCTTCAACTGGAAACTATTGACTACTTTGGTGACTTACAAATATTATCTCTAAAACTTGTTTATAATGTTCTTTTAATCCTATTCATATTCATATATAATACATGCAAAGAAGTTAAATTATCCTTAAGCTCATGCAAACTGGAGCAGCAGGAGTCTTTTGATACTTAATAGGATGGGAAAAGATTGAAAtaatgacttttttttttctgagATGTAATGTACCTTGCCTGCAGGCCAGATTACTGGAGCAAATCCTGCTATTCCTGGGATGTTTCCAAATATGTTTCCGTTGGCTACTAGTCAGGTATCTTCCTTTCCTTATTCCCGCCTCTAGTTTTCTGGCACAATATTTTCACTAATTTCGCCCTTTTATTTCTGTCATTTCAAGATGCAGCCATTTAGTGCTCTTCCCGTCATGCCAGTTCAGGCTATGACACAACAGGTAAATATAAACCTTTTTCCTATGATGATGGTTTCTTTCTATTCTTCTAGTAGCATCAAATTTTGTCTCTTATTTAATTTGCCAAATATACAGGCTACACGTCATGCTAGACGGGTGTATGTTGGGGGCCTACCTCCTACGGCGAATGAACAGGTACTACATTATCTTATTCTGATTCTTGTGTTTTGTGTTGAGGAGGAAGTTCTAATTTGTTTCACTCTTACTGGATACTATATAAAGTGGCAAATGGACCATATATTTGTTCTGTTGATTTTGTTTGTGGCCGCTTTTAATCTCTCTTCTATTATCTTTTACCTTCTTTGCTGCAGTCAGTTGCTACTTTCTTCAGTCAGGTTATGGCTAAGATTGGAGGAAACACTGCCGGACCAGGTGCGGTAAAATCTTCATTGGATTGAGCCAGTTTGCAGACATTTTAAGTTACCTAATTCATTCAATCTTATTATGGTCAGGTGATGCAGTGGTAAATGTTTACATTAACCATGACAAGAAGTTTGCCTTTGTGGAGATGAGGTCTGTTGAGGAAGCTAGCAATGCTATGGCTTTGGATGGGATTATTTTTGAGGTATTCTTTTTCCCAACTACAACTTAGCTCGCATTCCATTGAGTTGGTGAGAATTTGTTGGTATCAATAGGTTGTTATTTTAGTGAATTTTGCTTTTGTACTTCAGGGGGCACCAGTTAAGGTCAGGAGACCTACGGATTATAATCCTTCTTTAGCTGCTACCCTAGGTCCAAGCCAACCTAATCCCAATTTGAATCTGGGTGCTGTTGGCCTAACACCCGGGTCAGCTGGAGGACTCGATGGCCCTGATCGAATTTTTGTGGGTGGTCTTCCATATTACTTTACAGAAACACAGATAAGAGAGCTTTTAGAGACTTTTGGTCCTCTTAGGGGCTTTGATCTAGTGAAAGACAGAGAAACAGGAAACTCAAAGGGTTATGCATTTTGTGTTTACCAAGATCTTGCAGTTACAGATATTGCCTGTGCTGCTCTCAATGGAATAAAAATGGGAGATAAGACTCTTACTGTTAGACGAGCTAACCAAGGTGCTAACCCACAGCAACCTAAACCTGAGCAAGAAAGCATTTTAATGCATGCACAACAGCAAATTGCTCTTCAGGTATAACATATTTGTTTTTTATAACAATATACTTGTTACCTAGTCTCTGTATATCTTGAGATATGTAATTTCCATGTGGTTGGTTGGTGTAGAAACTTATGTTACAACCAGCTTTAGTGGCAACAAAGGTGGTGTGTTTAACCCATGCAGTTTCTTCTGATGAGCTCAAGGATGATGAGGACTACGAAGAGATTCTTGATGACATGAGGCAGGAGTGCTCCAAATTTGGTAATTTGGGATTTAGTTTACCTTTTTGTACTGCAAACTATGCTACTATGTATTGATTTTTGTtgtcttatttatttgttttacagCCATTTGTTCCGCATTCTCCAAAAAAAGAATCAGGCCTAGTTTTACAGACTGAAGCCTTCCATAACCTTCTATTTCCGTTGATGCATATTTTGTTTTGTTACATGCTTTGGAAACTAATTTGTACACtcagattttattttgtttttacaaTCTGTAGGTACTTTGGTGAATGTGGTGATCCCTCGCCCACAACCAAACGGTGAAGCTACCCCTGGCGTTGGAAAGGTTGGTCCCTTTCAGCTATTCGTCTAGAAATTCAATCTTCCCATTCTTTTTCCAGTTTCATTTTTGTATCATTAATAGAAATATGAAATATTGCTGGTGTGCTTTCCGAATATGAAGATGCTTTGATAGTGCTGTTTTATTTCATATATATTGTGGCTATATAACTTAATATTGCTTGCAGGTGTTTTTGGAGTATGTTGATGTTGATGGTGCTACAAAAGCCCGTGCTGGATTGAATGGACGGAAATTTGGCGGAAATCAAGTTGTAGCTGTCTTTTACCCTGAGAACAAATTTGCCCAGGGAGATTATGAAGGCTAGTTGCATTAGTGTCGCTTGGATTGTATTTTAAAAGATTTCTTCTTAGCatggattttcttttgtattttaaACTTTTAAGCCGAGTTGTGGACATGTATTCCATAAAGTGATGATGAATTGTTTTTACATAGGTTGGAGTAGTAAGAAAGTGTTATGATGGGAGAATTTGTTAATACACTAACTAACCTCTATCTTGATCCGTAAACCTTTTGTATCTTTTTGAAATTTGTTATCCGCTTTAGTTTGGTTTGCTTAAAAGTAGGCCTAACATTAATTACATTAAGAATTTGGGTCTAGGGTGTTTCGGCTTGCAATAACTTTTGATCATTAAATCATTTCGGAAAAATAAGTGACATCATCCGATTGAAACACTCATATTCGGGATGGGTAATAGAGAAATGATAGAGATAACAATCTCTCTACATTTCctcccttttcttttctattctttgGAGTCTATACTCGTCTTACAAACATATCGCTTATCTAACAGCCGCTTTCCCGTGTTCCCTGTAGAGTTGTCAAGTGAAGCGCACACAAATAATCATGTTCTGTAGCAGCAAACTATGTATGGTGGTGTCTGTGACGAGTATAAACGTAGGATtgttatttcttccatttttgctttaAAAGAGAGCTTTGTTTTGTTAAATAAGCTAGGGTCCCATAGCCACCGTAAGATTGTTTGGCGTAGCCCTCACATACACCACCTAATTAAATTTGTTACATACTTTTATTCTATTGTTATTATTAAGGAGCGGATAATTTAAGATAAAGATGTAATAGAAATAAAGCATATAATGGGAGTGGTATTATAAAAATTGGATTGACAATATTTCCTCTCCAATTTCATAAAGAGaactcttaattaattaaatgacATAGAGGTCAGCCAATTCTTCCAGAGAGTCAGCAGTGAGCATTGGATCTGCCTTTTCTAGCATCCACAAGAGATGATCAAAGAGAACTACCTCACAGTTAACCACCAAAACATTTTCATAATCCTCACCGCTGTTTCGCTTTGACTTATTGATTAGAGCATTCATAAGAGGATGATTCAGATATTTGGAGCTGATTACGTACCGTTTCCTTGTGCTGCCAACAAATATAGTTTCAAAATTTTCATGTTCTTGCATCTCATTTCCAGCCCACAAATTCTCCTTCACAGATTTGGACCTTAAACTGCTATATGATGAAGATCTTCCTAGCTGCCAATTTGACAAGCTCTTGCACTTCCTCAGCATTATAttgatcttcatcttcttcattgtATTTGGATTCAGGCAAGTATGGAGGGGATGATGGGAGACACGGAGAGTAGTATTGATAAGGAAGAAGCGAAAGATGAGAGAGACAAATAGACTTAAAACACACTCATAACAAGTGTGGTACTTCTAAAGAGAGTTAGCGAGGTGGGTGCAAAGTCTCTGTTCTCGGCCGCTAGAAGTGTGGGGTCAATTTTCGATCAAacatttattctaatttttttgtgaCAAGAACAAGTAACCTTTTGATGTTTTATTAGTGTTCAAGCCCGTGCGTCACACGGGAGAGAATTGCAACAACCAATGATTGAAGCTCCCGTACATGCCAGCATTTGAAATGTGGTCTGATAGTTTGAATTCATGCTATAGCATTTGAAATTGAAGATTCTAGTTTTAACTTGagaatttaataaaattggtTTCGTAGTTCTTAATTCCTATTCCCTTTGGTTAGTTTTGAGTTTATGAAAAGCATATTTAGAACGTTATCTGTCATCGTAAAGaactattaaatatttaaataagttGACATAAtagaacaataacaataacaaagttTTATTTTACTAAGTAGGTTTAGCTACATAAATTAAAAGACATTATTGTATTTTGTTATGTTTGTAATCAAACTATCCATATGTAGATTTTTTTTATCACTTCATGCATGGTTTTTTTTAAGTCTTTTTCTACTATTTGTTATTTCTTTACCTTGTATCTTACTCATCTTTTTATTATTTGAGTATTCTACTTATCTTCTTTCCACATATCTAAACCATCTGGGACGAGATTTTACCGCCTTTTCTACAATAGACATCGTTTTAACTTTTtctcttatatcttcattccttattttaccCATACGTTTGTGGCCACTCATCCATTACAACATCTTAATTTCTAccacacttaacttatgttcATGCTTATCCTTTTGCTGTCCAATACTTTGTTCCATACAACATAGCCGTGGCAGTGTGATAAAATTTTTCTTAAAGTTTTAAAggtacttttttgtcgcatataaaaccaaaCGCACTTTACCACTTTCACCAACCCGTTTGTATTCGATATTTTACATCCTCCTCAATTTTTTCATTATCCTACATCATAAACCTAAGATACTTGAAATGCTTTACTTGTGGAGTTGTGGTTGAATGATTTCTCCAATTTTTTACTTTtgtattagtattttttttttttgcctatcaaacttacattccatatatacCATCTTACTGCAACTTATATTCAAATTGTACCCCTTTAGTCCTCCTTTCTACAACTCTAACTTCTAATTTAAATGTTCTTTTGTTTCTCTCGTAAAAACGATGTCATCGACAAAAAGCACGTACTATGATATTAGTTCCCTGATATGCTCAGTAAACACCtccaaaactaatataaaaagATAAGAGCTTAGAAACGATACTTGATGCAATTCTACACTAATAAAAAACTCTTCTGTCACACGCCACTTTAAGTCTTTACACAAATTTTAGCCCCATCGTACATATCCTTAATTGCATGGATATATTCATTCTTTACCCTCTTTTTCTCCAAGATTTTCAATAGAATCTCTCTTAATACCTTATCATATGCTTTTTTCAAATTAATAAACATCATGTGTAGATCCTTTTTGTTATTTTGATATCTGTCCGTCATTCTCCTTAGCAATTATATCTATCTGGCATAAGACTAAACTGATTTTCTAAGACTTGTATCTCATGTTTCAACTTTCGTTTTACTACTTTCTCCCATAACATCATAGTATGACTTATGAGTTTGATCCAGTTCtgtagtttttaaaattttgtatgcCTCCCTTATTCTTGTATATAGAGACTAATGTACTTTTTCTCTATTTATCCAACATCCTCTTAAATACTAAAATATCATTAAAATACTTGGTTAACAAACTGACgtctttttctcttaaaatttttcaCATTTCAATCAGAATAATAACTAGTCCGATTGCGCTTCCAATTTTCATTCTCTTAAGAGAAAATGTGTTTTACTTAATTTAGttttttagagactaatttttttgttatttctatTTAGCAACAAATTTGATGTTAAAATGTAAATCGAAAATATGATTATTACATGTTACTTCACAATTTTAATTATAGAGAAATATTAGAGGTTTAATACTTTTTATCagtattagttaatatttttagctaaatactttatttttataccattaaaattagtgtttaaattttaaaatttagcataatatttataatttagaatGTTTTCTTGAAATCAACCATTTCTTTACCAATACTTTACTAACACCAAGATCtatcaatttctttttttttttctaacacAAAATTGTGAATTTGTAATATTTCCGTAGGATTCAAAACCTTCTTTTCTATGATTTATTAATTGGCTTGGCGCTGAGTTAGAACTTAAAGGAATCAGTTGCTTTGTGGAGAGAGCTATACacggatgctgcttgttttgggtagTGATTAACTGATTATAACAAAGAAGTTTTCTGAAGAACCCCAACACTATTAGCTAGGGAGCTGATGGGTAAAACATGGAGATTAACTCTGGCTTTTGTACGAAGGATTATTGGATTAGGAATGGCCGGGGAGAAGCCGGAAAAAATAAATGCTCTAAATTAAAGTCCTTCCACACTTGAAAAGGAAGAATCCATCGTGCAagcaattaaaaatttaaaatacccTCCTCCACTAATGTAGCTAATAAGGTCTAACGCCATATTTAATTTGGGTTTAGGAAAGACCGTATTTATCCAAGTATAAATTTTGGTCACGGGATTTTACCTCAAAGTCACCGATCGATAGTATAATGCAAGTGCGGTTGTGGTTGAATAAGCCATAAATACATACATGATACATATCCTCCCAAAAGGAAAAGGTACTTTTTCACGCTTGCCGAACCAATTATCATGAAGGCCTATACTTGTCACATGAAGGCCATAAATATTTAATATGTACACAACAACGTAACTCTCTCTATAAAAGTGCATATAATGTCCTTATATCGCCATGtcaattcaaaattattagtCAGTCCATTAAGATGAAGCATTTTAGGGACACTATTTTGACATGCGCATGCATGTGGTTACTAAGTTTGAGTGATATATGCTTGTCTCAGCCGCGGTCGCCACAACAAGGACTCCAAGTGCCATGCTTCTTCATCTTTGGTGACTCATTGGTTGACAACGGAAACAACAATGGAATGCTAACCCTTGCCAGAGCCAATTACAGGCCTTATGGCATTGACTTCCCACAGGGTCCTACTGGCCGCTTTACCAATGGTCGAACTTATGTTGATGCTTTAGGTAAATTCATTTAATTTCCCATTCTATTTTATAAATCTTGCATCATGCTTATTAACTAGTGTATTTGTTATATCTAGATAATAATAGGTCGGTAATGCTGAAGGATATACTATCTAAAGTTATCttatataacataatatttataattttatatacataatatctgtaattacatatttattatctctaaaattacataattattcTAGTATTAATTaacaaatattaaataaaatagctttgaattgtttagattaatttttttattgtctttcaaatattattattattattgataatgGATAATATGAGCAGCAGTAAACAAGAAAAGATTGAGATGATAAAGCATTCAAATAGTAGAAGGCAATCGTTATTTTCTACTAtttgttttacttttatttataacAATTTAATGTTCTCGTTTTTTAAACGTACGTCATGACTCATGAGTCATGAGTCTCGcactgaataaataaataaataactttaaTATAATATTGAATTCATAAAACTCTGTTACTTAGTATACTAGTAATCGGCTAAATCATAACAGAGTGAACAATCGCTAGAAGATAGGAAAAGTCTAAGGacagcaattttattaaattctgaTCAACATGTAATTAACAAAAAAGTGAGTAATCTCAtactattaaaattattattaatggcTATTTGATGACTATAAATTCGTTTAAGGGTTAACTAATAAATGCAATATTGGTATACGTGATCCGGTAATTGCAGCTCAACTTCTGGGTTTTCCAACATATATTCCACCATACACAAGAGCACGGGGATTGGATCTTTTAAGAGGAGCCAATTATGCATCTGGAGCAGCAGGCATCCGGGAGGAAACTGGAAGTAATCTGGTAATTAAGTATATACATACAGGATACATATGAGAAATCCTTGTATGGTTCTGGAATACAATTTATGCATTTCTCAAAACCAACGACAACCACTCATCTTTAATTTTCATAACAATTCTAAATGAGCAGGGGGCTCATACATCAATGAATGAGCAAGTCTCTAACTTTGGAGAAACAGTGCAGCAGTTGAGGAGGTACTTTAGAGGAGACAACGATGCCCTTAACAGCTACCTTGGCAAGTGTTTGTTCTTTTCAGGGATGGGAAGCAACGATTACCTCAATAACTATTTCATGCCAGATTTTTATTCCACCAGCTCTGATTACACTGCCAGAGCATTTGCAACTATCCTTCTTCAACAGTACGGTCGCCAACTAGCTGTAAGACTTTTGCTTCTGCTCGACATTCAAATTGAATGGAACACTCTCTCAAAAGAAAATAGTCTACAAACACAATATTTAagacaaaaagaataaaaaagtgaTTGTTACAACTAGGTATGATATGATATGTCACGTTTCATTCTATTGTTTTGCAGCAATTGTATTCGCTAGGTGCAAGGAAAGTGATTGTTACAGCAGTTGGCCAAATCGGGTGCATACCATATCAATTGGCCCGTTTCCATGGGAATAACAGCAGATGCAACGAAAAAATCAACAGTGCCATACAATTGTTCAACTCAGGTCTTAAGAGAATGGTTCAGAATATTAATGGAGGGCAGCTTCCTGGAGCAAAGTTTGTATATCTGGATTTTTATGAAAGCAGCCAAGATCTATCTTTAAATGGAACGTCCCTTGGTAAAACTAAAGttgttttatatatttaattcgACACATATCTTGTACATTGTAATAATCACCGAAAAGCACATACAGGATTTGATGTGGTGGACAAGGGGTGCTGTGGGGTTGGAAAGAACAATGGACAGATTACTTGCCTTCCTCTTCAACAGCCATGCCAAGATCGACACAAGTACTTGTTCTGGGATGCATTCCACCCAACTGAACTCGCCAACATCTTACTAGCCAAGGCAACCTACACCTCACAATCATACACTTATCCCATTAACATTCAACAATTGGCAGCGCTCTAAGAGAGAGCCATTCTACTTTTTACGCATGTTTGACGTTGTTTATGTGTCACTGCAATTTGCTGATGTTGTTCTTGTTCCTTAATTACGTGGATGatgataatataataataaatttccTTAGTTGATTCATAGCAGCTGATTTGTTCGATTAGACTAGTACTACTAAATTCATACAAGACAGTTGGTTGTGATTGAATTGAGTAAATAGCAGTACACCACAACGATTGTCTGAACGGTCAACTACTGGATTGAATTCATAGTTCCCATTAAAAGCTATCATCCCCATGAGAGCGTTCACTGCTTCTGTTGTCTGGAATGGAAGACATGTGATTTGGCCTCTGTTCCTTCCTATGCCGCAGCAACCTCTGTTTACAACAGTAAAACCTACACGCAGAGagtaaaaagtttaaaagacgtAGTCCTTTGATCGCCATCAATTATATCATTATCATGATCTAGCATGAAGAAGGATATTCTGGAATATGTTGGCAACATCAACGAATACAAATCTGGCAGCAGGTAGATTGTTGTTGAGATTGCTCAACACGGTCTTAACATTCGAATTGAAAGGTTGCACCAGCAAGTTCACTTCTTCAGAGCATCTTCCGCTCGCACTTTGAGCCAATATGCTCGGAATACATCCCATTAGGCCTTGTCCGGCAATAACAATTTTTCTGGCTCCAAGATTGTAAAGCCTCCGCAACACcagtaaataaaaaatgaaaagaattacgAACTTGTTACGTACAGTGAGCTGCGTGTTATATGTTTGGGCTAAGAGATGAGCGTACTCCTCAGCATTGTACTGATTTCTGGTTGGGTAGTTAGGCATAAGGTGGTTGTTTAAGTAGTCATTGCTGCCCATGCCAACAAAGAACCATAGCATCAGCTCCAAGATTGGCAGTTATTTGATTCAGCGTGTTCTCCAAGTTTCCAATTTGGTCATCCTGCTCATGTATCCTCATAATTTAGACTGTTGGAGCTGATTGAATATAATAATTAATGATAGACAGATGGTTACTACGCACAAAGTTTCTGCCTGTGGCATCAAGGATTCCGGCAGCAGCTGAGGCATAGTTTACTCCGTGAAGCACTTTATCCCCTGAGGCTTCTGAGTAGGCAGGAGTCAATGGAAGTCCCAATAGTTCCGCTGCATTTCAATCATCATATACAGTTCAAAGTCAAATCAGGGTCAAAGAAAAATTAATCATGAATTCAATTTCTCTATTGGCTGGCTGCTTTAGTTGAAATGATTATGTCAAGATCGACATTCCACAGTCAGTCATCAAGTGTGCAATCTGATTCTTGTGGCAAACTCACACACCAAAAGAATACTACTGCAATCCTCTCTGAAAAATAAAACCCTCATTCACTCGATTCTGTACAACCAAGTTCTTTTCTGCTTATGAAGCTATCCTTGAATAGGCAGTCTTATTAAGTATTACACCCAAACACACATATATACTGTACATTACTTGCACCCATTTGACACATAATCTTAAGTTACATAGCGTTACATGACTATTTTAATTCCTTATGTGATTATTTAATGACTTCTGAATTCTGATTATGACTATTTATGTATAGTTAAAGTTCCTGAATCTACTCTTCCATGGTGTAACCATTGGAGAAGCGACCAGTAGGGCCTCCGTTGAAGTCAATGCCATAAGGGCAATAGACTAATAGTTAGCCTTAGCAAAGGAAGGCAGATTGTTGTTGTTGCCATTGTCTATCAGAGAGTCACCAAATATGAGCATGGCTGGCACCATTTCTCTCGCACCACCTCCATTGTGTTGTTTCTTGTTCTTTTACATTCTTTTTCCATTTATAGTCAAATATCAGTTGGCATCAGATCCTATAGGTTCTAATTTCTAATTATGTTGAAAGGAATAGGCGAATCTTTCAGCACACAAGCAAAGGAGTTGAAGAAATTATTAACATGTCTTCGATTAGTGCTAACGAGTGGAGCGGTGGAGATCCCTttagttgttgatggctatgccgaagATGACAAGGGGATGTCTTTCGTTATtgtttgtattttgttttatttgtttgtttttagtttgGCCGACTTGGTTGCTCCACTACTATTGTGTTAAGCTGtttgctttcaaaaaaaaaattttattttctttttcattttccgtATGAcatcaataatatatataaattttaaaaataacaaaTGTTAAAaactaacatttttcttttatatttgtcTTGCATTACCAACACTAAccaattttctaatttttcattaAAGATATTGGTTATTTAATATTTCTCTTTCACTAACCAAATGTTTTAAAAGTTTTAAATGTACTAAACTTGATATCTTTTAATCATTTCCTttccttttttattattgataCTGACATTTACTGCATACTTATATCATATAAACCCAGCATCTTGCTAATTCTTAACCATTgacatttttattattgttattcttATTTATTCATGAGTTGTGTTATTTAATCTCTGTCCTCATCTGGGAAGCTCCCACTTTAAGGCACACCCCACTCTCTTGGAGGTTCACCCTTTCCTAGTTTTCCTCTTCATCCATGCACATATTAATATTATCTCACACTCTTAGTGACTTGATTGAGCGTCGTCAGAGTATCGTTTTAGAATGTACAAATTACCTTGTTAGATCACCACTCTTGGCTACCAGATAACCTCCATCAACAATACAGAACATCAAAGCACTAGTAGTGTACTAGTGTACGACTATGTAAAAGAAATAAGACATTCATCTAACCCCCAACAACGTGGAATATAATTGTTTTTTCTCAAGATACAAACACTTATTGTGCAATTCTTATTATATAATCATAGAATAAGCCTACTTATAAAGAAATTTACTACCCACTCTTGCTTTTCATTGTTATTATCCCCTCAATAATGGGATAACTAAGAACTAATATATAGCTAAGTAGGAAAAGTTGACCGAACATGTCCTCAAAATCTTTGACATTGAGTAGTCTCCATAATCCCCCAAAGAAACAGACAATGTTCACTATAAGAAGCACAACCAATGGAGACATGAATAGTGCTGCGCCTTGGAAATCAAACTTGCCCTGCTCATATTTCTTAAGCTTCTCTTTGTCAATGGCCTTGTTTGACAAGCTAAATTTCACCTTGTTTAATCCTAACCATTTCTTGGTTCCATCTATTAGTGCAAATAAGCTGCCAGTAACCGACTTTAGAATCCAAATTCTTTGTTCATCCCACCACATTGCCACAGAGCCATCTCCAGAAAGGACCTCAATCAGATGTTGAATTTGGGTGGATACATGAATCGTTGCAAACACTACGAACCATGGATCTGTAACCTGTACCACAAAAAAGAAACCAGAACATGCATGTAACTTCAAGTCATTGAGATTATTTAATGGCCATCAAGGAAAAAAATTGTTCCATTTAACTTATCATGTCACCACTTAAGATTTCTTTCTGCAAAACCAAAAGTaggcaaattttaaatttaactagacccaaaaaaaaaaaataaaagagaaaagaaattaataaaaactaGCAGTGAGTAGGCACTTTACCTTTGGAAATAGGGGAATTCCTTTGAAGAAGCATACTTGAGGAACAATGCCGTAAAGGATGAATGCAACAGCATACATGGATGACATGGTCATGAAGCAATAAGTGAAGGTATGAATGATGGACATTCTGGAAATGCCGTAAGTGAAAGGGCTGTATTTGGACACTCCGAGCAAGCAAAGTTCAGAGAGCCACTTCACCAACTGAAGCATACCTTCCTTTATGTCAGTTGGGGCACATCCCAAGAAACACGGCCTTTTTGGGTACAGATAAGCCGATTTCCATCCTCTGCAGTGCAGCAGATACCCAGTTATTGTACTCTCCAACAAGATCCCGTACGAGAATCCCACCTCTGTACCCCATTTTGTGTTTGTCTCATAGGAACAGGAGGCAACCACTTGAGCTTCTTGTAAAATTGCATCTCTTGGAACATTCTTTTTGGGATTTTGCTGCCCTCGAATGACCTTGAGCGATTCTATGTACATGCTAGATTTTCCGAAGTAGCTTTCGGCATCCAGCAGATACTCATCTGTCATTATTGATCAATACAATCTCATTTCACCGTCTTATTATAGTAAAGAATTTTTGGATTGCACCACATTAATATTTGTATGTACCTTTTTGGTTTGGACTTCCAAACAATAATGCACTTCTGTACAAGTAATTGCCGCTACCAGAAAGACCTGGTCCCCTGAGTCCATCCATGCCTTGCCACATTGTCTTCAAGAATTCACCATATTTCA carries:
- the LOC107645082 gene encoding auxin-responsive protein SAUR71 codes for the protein MKKMKINIMLRKCKSLSNWQLGRSSSYSSLRSKSVKENLWAGNEMQEHENFETIFVGSTRKRYVISSKYLNHPLMNALINKSKRNSGEDYENVLVVNCEVVLFDHLLWMLEKADPMLTADSLEELADLYVI
- the LOC107645081 gene encoding GDSL esterase/lipase At1g33811; the encoded protein is MKHFRDTILTCACMWLLSLSDICLSQPRSPQQGLQVPCFFIFGDSLVDNGNNNGMLTLARANYRPYGIDFPQGPTGRFTNGRTYVDALAQLLGFPTYIPPYTRARGLDLLRGANYASGAAGIREETGSNLGAHTSMNEQVSNFGETVQQLRRYFRGDNDALNSYLGKCLFFSGMGSNDYLNNYFMPDFYSTSSDYTARAFATILLQQYGRQLAQLYSLGARKVIVTAVGQIGCIPYQLARFHGNNSRCNEKINSAIQLFNSGLKRMVQNINGGQLPGAKFVYLDFYESSQDLSLNGTSLGFDVVDKGCCGVGKNNGQITCLPLQQPCQDRHKYLFWDAFHPTELANILLAKATYTSQSYTYPINIQQLAAL
- the LOC107641594 gene encoding LOW QUALITY PROTEIN: GDSL esterase/lipase At1g71691-like (The sequence of the model RefSeq protein was modified relative to this genomic sequence to represent the inferred CDS: inserted 2 bases in 1 codon); the protein is MGATELLGLPLTPAYSEASGDKVLHGVNYASAAAGILDATGRNFDDQIGNLENTLNQITANLGADXLWFFVGMGSNDYLNNHLMPNYPTRNQYNAEEYAHLLAQTYNTQLTVRNKFVILFIFYLLVLRRLYNLGARKIVIAGQGLMGCIPSILAQSASGRCSEEVNLLVQPFNSNVKTVLSNLNNNLPAARFVFVDVANIFQNILLHARS
- the LOC107641595 gene encoding cellulose synthase-like protein G2; this translates as MATFTLHTETVQSCLPLSRLHILFHLVAVLLIFYYRFTRIFQNNITTLPWILITVAELILGVLWFFNQAFRWHPVSRSVMTEKLPKDENLPGLDIFVCTLDPEKEPTVEVMETVISAIAMDYPSNKLAVYLSDDGGCPVTLYGIKEACEFARSYWLPFCKKYGIKSRCPKVFFSPMGEDDHLLRSHEFMTEHNDIKAKYEKMQKKIEKFSSDSKNCQIVTNRSSHIEYFILIFFEILMIACVVLQLRVSGLISNGPYVLVVDCDMYCNDPSSAKQAMCFFLDTETSKYTAFVQFPQMFHNLSKKDIYDNQSRTAFKTMWQGMDGLRGPGLSGSGNYLYRSALLFGSPNQKDEYLLDAESYFGKSSMYIESLKVIRGQQNPKKNVPRDAILQEAQVVASCSYETNTKWGTEVGFSYGILLESTITGYLLHCRGWKSAYLYPKRPCFLGCAPTDIKEGMLQLVKWLSELCLLGVSKYSPFTYGISRMSIIHTFTYCFMTMSSMYAVAFILYGIVPQVCFFKGIPLFPKVTDPWFVVFATIHVSTQIQHLIEVLSGDGSVAMWWDEQRIWILKSVTGSLFALIDGTKKWLGLNKVKFSLSNKAIDKEKLKKYEQGKFDFQGAALFMSPLVVLLIVNIVCFFGGLWRLLNVKDFEDMFGQLFLLSYILVLSYPIIEGIITMKSKSG